A region from the Nostoc sp. HK-01 genome encodes:
- a CDS encoding carbohydrate-selective porin OprB produces MAKYLLASASGASFLCLINGLLPIQALANTVPTEQKLLLNAPQKSAIVNNKIPNQLNKFNQVTLPKTAETKLIIANDSPAASPTIPDKQESQDSFSPQELQISDNNDSPQVTSVSQFSDVQPTDWAFQALQSLVERYGCIAGYPNSTYRGNRAMTRYEFAAGLNACLERVNELIATATSDLVKKEDLATLQKLQEDFAAELATLRGRVDALEARTAELEANQFSTTTKLNGEVIIAGIGATGGAPNQGDPNIILVNRVRLNLTTSFTGKDLLITGLQAYNFLGGVDGSGSLQRGLGLASDLLTASSARTSFEPLFPGLDVKTLSDQAANSVQLYKLLYVFPVADKLTLFAGTAAEATDAFPAITPFYGEGQESISRFAGLNPVARVSGGTSGTGLASAAGFIFNISPQLDLRALYGSVNANIPQEGAELNNPPGVSSTPLGAGVFGGSSVVSAQLTFKPTSSIDVGLNYAHSYHEINILGTGLIRDDINALAGVPLGTPVSLNSVGGTVTWRFSPKVALSGYGAAMFVDDSSDVVNASTTFTSWMVGLHFNDLFKSGNNAGILFGQPLFRSDAGGTAQLAPDGVNRATPYHLEAYYRLKLTDNISITPGAFVLFNPEGDSRNETTTVGVLRTTFTF; encoded by the coding sequence ATGGCAAAGTATCTTCTAGCTTCTGCTAGTGGAGCTAGTTTTTTATGTTTAATTAACGGACTATTACCCATTCAAGCACTGGCTAATACCGTACCAACCGAGCAAAAGTTATTATTAAATGCTCCTCAAAAATCAGCAATTGTCAATAACAAAATCCCTAATCAACTTAACAAGTTTAATCAAGTTACTTTACCCAAAACGGCTGAAACTAAATTAATTATAGCCAATGATAGCCCAGCAGCATCACCTACTATTCCAGACAAGCAAGAAAGCCAAGATTCATTTTCCCCTCAAGAGTTGCAGATATCAGATAACAATGACAGCCCTCAAGTAACATCTGTATCACAGTTTTCTGATGTGCAACCAACTGATTGGGCTTTTCAAGCATTACAGTCTTTAGTTGAGCGTTATGGTTGTATTGCTGGTTATCCCAATAGCACTTATCGCGGTAATCGTGCTATGACTCGTTATGAATTTGCAGCTGGCTTAAATGCTTGTTTAGAACGAGTTAATGAACTCATCGCCACAGCAACTTCTGATTTAGTCAAGAAAGAAGATTTAGCAACTTTGCAGAAGTTACAAGAAGACTTTGCTGCGGAACTAGCAACCCTACGAGGACGGGTGGATGCACTAGAAGCACGCACCGCAGAACTCGAAGCAAATCAATTTTCTACTACTACTAAACTCAATGGAGAGGTAATTATCGCAGGTATTGGTGCTACAGGTGGCGCACCTAATCAGGGCGATCCGAATATTATCTTGGTGAATAGAGTTAGGTTAAATCTCACCACTAGCTTTACTGGGAAAGATTTATTAATTACTGGTTTACAAGCTTATAACTTTTTGGGTGGTGTAGATGGAAGTGGTAGCTTGCAAAGAGGTTTAGGGTTAGCTTCGGATTTACTGACAGCTAGTAGTGCGCGGACAAGTTTTGAACCGTTGTTTCCTGGACTTGATGTGAAAACTTTATCAGATCAGGCAGCAAATAGCGTACAACTCTATAAATTACTGTATGTTTTTCCTGTTGCTGATAAATTGACTTTGTTTGCGGGAACTGCGGCGGAAGCAACTGATGCTTTTCCTGCAATCACACCTTTTTATGGTGAAGGACAAGAGTCAATTTCGCGGTTCGCTGGTTTAAATCCTGTGGCGCGAGTTTCTGGAGGAACTTCGGGAACTGGTTTAGCCTCGGCGGCGGGATTTATATTTAATATCTCTCCTCAGTTAGATTTAAGAGCTTTATACGGCAGTGTCAATGCGAACATACCCCAAGAAGGCGCTGAGTTGAATAACCCTCCAGGGGTTTCTAGCACTCCTTTAGGCGCAGGTGTATTTGGTGGTAGTAGTGTTGTCAGCGCTCAATTAACTTTTAAACCCACTAGTTCAATAGATGTGGGTTTAAACTATGCCCACAGCTATCACGAAATTAATATCTTAGGTACAGGATTAATTCGTGATGATATTAATGCGTTAGCTGGCGTTCCTTTAGGGACACCAGTGTCCCTAAATTCTGTTGGTGGTACGGTAACTTGGCGCTTTTCTCCAAAAGTTGCTTTGTCTGGTTATGGTGCTGCAATGTTTGTGGATGATTCTTCTGATGTTGTTAATGCTTCCACTACATTTACTAGCTGGATGGTAGGGCTGCACTTCAATGATTTATTTAAATCAGGAAATAATGCGGGAATTCTGTTTGGACAACCCCTGTTTCGTTCTGATGCAGGTGGTACGGCTCAACTGGCTCCAGATGGGGTAAATCGTGCCACTCCTTATCATTTAGAGGCGTATTATCGTTTGAAACTGACAGATAATATCAGCATTACGCCCGGAGCTTTTGTGTTGTTTAACCCTGAAGGTGACAGTAGAAACGAAACTACAACTGTGGGTGTACTTCGGACTACTTTTACTTTTTAG
- a CDS encoding amidase produces the protein MNLEFADALSIAAAVRGGKVSAVEVTEAALTGIAKLDEQLNCFTTVITETALADAARIDQEIAQGNSPCVLAGVPFAVKNLFDIAGITTLAGAKINAEHPPATQDATAVAKLKQAGAVLVGALNMDEYAYGFVTDNFHYGATHNPHDLHRLAGGSSGGSAAAVAAGLVPFTLGSDTNGSIRVPAALCGVFGLKPTYGRLSRAGVTLFSSSFDHIGAFARSVQDIATVFDVLQGEDEGDRICTKRPPQLCSPQLHQDISHLRIAIADDYFLQGAAPEALAAVQTVAAALGVTEYITIPEAQRARAAAFVITASEGANLHLDQLKSRPQDFDPATRDRFLAGALIPSSWYLQAQRFRQWYRDRVREVFQNVDIILAPTTPISAPLIGQQTMILDGAEILVRPHLGLFTQPLSFIGLPVLSVPIQRPDALPLGVQLIAAPYNEALILRVAAFLESQGVVSAPVVNLNQNST, from the coding sequence ATGAATTTAGAGTTCGCTGATGCCTTATCAATAGCAGCTGCTGTGCGTGGTGGTAAAGTTAGTGCGGTAGAAGTGACTGAGGCTGCACTCACAGGAATTGCCAAACTAGATGAGCAACTTAACTGTTTTACCACCGTCATTACCGAAACAGCTTTAGCAGATGCAGCCAGAATTGATCAAGAAATCGCTCAAGGTAATTCTCCATGTGTACTAGCTGGCGTACCTTTTGCTGTGAAAAATCTGTTTGATATTGCTGGTATCACAACCCTGGCTGGTGCAAAAATTAATGCCGAACATCCCCCAGCTACCCAAGATGCAACAGCAGTCGCCAAGTTAAAACAAGCTGGTGCTGTGTTGGTTGGGGCTTTAAATATGGATGAGTACGCTTATGGATTTGTCACAGACAACTTTCATTATGGTGCGACTCACAATCCCCATGATTTACACAGGTTAGCAGGTGGTTCTTCTGGTGGTTCTGCGGCGGCGGTGGCGGCTGGTTTGGTTCCTTTCACACTGGGTTCTGATACTAACGGTTCAATTCGCGTACCTGCGGCTTTATGTGGGGTGTTTGGTTTAAAGCCAACTTACGGACGCTTATCTCGTGCAGGTGTCACATTATTTTCTAGTAGTTTTGACCACATTGGCGCTTTTGCCCGTTCGGTACAAGATATCGCTACAGTATTTGATGTGCTGCAAGGAGAAGATGAAGGCGATCGCATTTGTACAAAACGTCCGCCACAATTGTGTTCACCCCAACTCCATCAAGATATCTCTCATCTGAGAATTGCGATCGCAGATGATTATTTTCTCCAAGGTGCAGCACCAGAAGCATTAGCCGCAGTCCAAACAGTAGCAGCGGCTTTAGGTGTAACTGAATATATCACCATACCAGAGGCTCAACGCGCCCGTGCAGCAGCTTTTGTCATTACAGCCAGCGAAGGCGCAAATCTGCATTTAGATCAATTGAAATCGCGTCCTCAAGATTTTGACCCCGCAACCCGCGATCGCTTTTTGGCTGGGGCGTTAATTCCCAGTAGTTGGTACTTGCAAGCGCAACGATTTCGTCAATGGTACCGCGATCGCGTTCGAGAAGTTTTCCAAAATGTCGATATCATTCTCGCCCCAACTACACCCATTTCCGCACCATTAATCGGTCAGCAGACAATGATTTTAGATGGTGCAGAAATTTTAGTACGTCCCCATTTAGGATTATTCACTCAACCCTTATCTTTTATCGGCTTACCTGTTTTATCTGTCCCCATTCAACGCCCGGATGCTTTACCTCTCGGTGTGCAATTAATCGCCGCACCCTACAATGAAGCATTAATCTTACGAGTAGCAGCCTTCTTAGAATCTCAAGGTGTTGTTTCTGCACCTGTAGTCAATTTAAACCAAAACTCCACCTAA
- a CDS encoding amidase has translation MNEIDLAFTPAVELARLIRHREVSPLELVEIYLQRIERLNPQLGSYFTVTAEIAIADAQAKTEMLATSTELPPFFGVPISIKDLNAVAGVTCTYGNPALLNNVPNYDDGVVTRIKQAGFTILGKTATSEIGSFPYTEPTGFPPARNPWNLEYTPGGSSGGAAAAVAAGLCAIAQGSDGGGSIRGPAACCGLVGIKPSRGRVTKAPVGDRLGGIAVNGPIARTVADAAAMLDAISGYFTGDPYWLPDPEPSFLAATQAKVSGLRIAFSTQITPLGTADANCQQGVLQTVQLLEQLGNTVEENCPDFSGLVEPFQIVWQAGVAASGLPVEALQPVNRWLLARTGTIAEYLRALSQLQIVSRQIVAFFDHFDVLVLPVYLHSPIRVGEWAALSPEEAFQNIMRWVAPCPAANATGQPAIAFPVGFDSHGVPMSVQLVGKPAAEATLISLAAQIETAKPWLQHRPAFAS, from the coding sequence ATGAATGAAATTGATTTAGCGTTTACTCCAGCCGTGGAGTTAGCGCGATTAATCCGCCATCGGGAAGTGTCGCCACTGGAGTTGGTGGAAATATATTTACAAAGAATTGAGCGTTTGAACCCCCAATTGGGAAGTTATTTTACGGTGACGGCAGAAATCGCGATCGCTGATGCCCAAGCAAAAACCGAAATGTTGGCAACATCTACTGAACTACCGCCGTTTTTTGGGGTGCCGATTTCCATTAAAGACCTCAACGCTGTGGCTGGTGTCACCTGTACCTACGGTAATCCGGCATTGTTAAATAACGTTCCTAATTATGATGACGGGGTGGTAACGCGGATTAAACAAGCAGGGTTCACTATTCTTGGTAAAACCGCCACTTCCGAAATTGGTTCTTTTCCTTACACCGAACCAACAGGCTTTCCTCCAGCTAGAAATCCCTGGAATTTAGAATATACTCCCGGCGGTTCTAGTGGTGGTGCAGCCGCAGCGGTAGCCGCGGGATTATGTGCGATCGCTCAAGGTTCTGATGGTGGTGGTTCAATTCGTGGCCCAGCTGCTTGTTGCGGTTTAGTCGGGATTAAACCATCACGCGGTAGAGTCACTAAAGCCCCTGTCGGCGATCGCTTGGGGGGAATTGCGGTTAATGGCCCCATTGCTAGGACTGTGGCTGATGCAGCGGCTATGTTAGATGCAATATCTGGTTACTTCACAGGTGATCCTTATTGGCTACCTGACCCCGAACCTTCATTTCTCGCCGCTACCCAAGCAAAAGTTTCTGGGTTACGCATTGCTTTCTCTACTCAAATCACACCGTTGGGAACGGCGGATGCTAATTGTCAGCAAGGTGTATTACAAACAGTCCAGTTATTAGAACAATTGGGGAATACTGTTGAAGAAAACTGCCCAGATTTTAGCGGCTTAGTCGAACCATTCCAAATCGTTTGGCAAGCTGGGGTAGCTGCATCGGGACTTCCCGTAGAGGCATTGCAGCCTGTTAACCGTTGGTTATTGGCACGTACAGGTACTATTGCCGAATATCTCCGGGCTTTATCCCAATTGCAAATTGTCTCCCGGCAAATTGTGGCATTTTTCGACCATTTTGATGTGTTGGTATTGCCTGTATATTTACATTCACCAATTCGAGTAGGAGAATGGGCGGCTTTAAGCCCCGAAGAAGCATTCCAAAATATTATGCGTTGGGTTGCACCTTGTCCTGCGGCTAACGCCACCGGACAACCTGCGATCGCATTTCCAGTGGGTTTTGATAGTCATGGTGTGCCTATGAGTGTGCAACTTGTGGGTAAACCTGCGGCGGAAGCTACTTTAATTAGTCTTGCAGCCCAAATTGAAACAGCAAAACCTTGGCTTCAACATCGCCCAGCCTTTGCCAGCTAA
- a CDS encoding pyridine nucleotide-disulfide oxidoreductase dimerization region, whose protein sequence is MTIDYDVVIIGGSLAGRYAALAATKWHAKVALVEPRINYGFIYHHTLSEIAHRLQSLNQADSCGIHTNHADIAEKCHISVAWQEAMLYADGVAANVQELNSPATLAAMGVDVIFGKGEFQPSPHLAFAVDENEATSANTSYHPVRRLLRGRTYLLASGSCPAVPNIEGLPATGYMTLNNIWRSLQKTTLPQNWVILGGVPQSLEIAQTLARLGCTVTLVIKHPHILPNIDPEIAQILQAQLEVDGVRILTQTAVTQVKQIDDKKWIQAGDKAIETDEILVATAQKPNFESLNLAAVGVKWYQHRLVVNNKLQTTNKRIYACGDVIGGYDFINIANYEARIALNNSLFFSRLEVNYQHIPWGIFTHPMLAQVGLTETQTKRQFRDDKFLVLRQYFKSLTAAQINSETTGICKLIVLRNGEILGATILGQSAGELINVIALAINQKIKIQDLANLAPVHPNFTEILTQTAQEYQQILNNHPDVQDRLEGFFHFRRNWNL, encoded by the coding sequence ATGACCATTGATTATGATGTCGTGATTATTGGCGGCAGTCTTGCCGGACGCTATGCTGCTTTAGCTGCAACTAAATGGCACGCGAAAGTGGCTTTAGTAGAACCACGAATAAATTACGGATTTATTTATCATCACACTCTCAGCGAAATTGCCCACCGTTTACAGTCTCTCAATCAAGCAGATAGCTGTGGTATTCATACCAACCATGCCGACATCGCCGAAAAATGCCATATATCTGTTGCCTGGCAAGAGGCAATGCTATATGCTGACGGCGTTGCTGCCAATGTTCAAGAACTCAATTCTCCAGCGACACTAGCCGCAATGGGAGTAGATGTGATTTTTGGCAAAGGTGAATTTCAACCTTCGCCACATTTGGCATTTGCCGTTGATGAAAATGAAGCAACATCAGCCAACACTTCCTATCATCCAGTCCGCCGCCTATTACGAGGACGCACCTATTTACTAGCCAGTGGTTCTTGTCCAGCCGTTCCCAATATTGAAGGTTTACCAGCTACAGGTTACATGACCTTAAATAATATTTGGCGATCGCTCCAAAAAACCACACTACCCCAAAACTGGGTGATTCTTGGCGGTGTTCCGCAAAGTCTAGAAATAGCGCAAACTTTAGCCCGTTTGGGTTGCACTGTCACACTAGTTATTAAACATCCTCATATTCTGCCAAATATTGACCCAGAAATTGCTCAAATTCTTCAGGCACAATTAGAAGTTGATGGTGTACGAATTCTAACTCAAACTGCCGTTACACAAGTCAAACAAATTGATGATAAAAAATGGATTCAAGCTGGAGATAAAGCAATTGAAACTGATGAAATTTTAGTAGCAACAGCACAAAAACCAAATTTTGAGTCTTTAAATTTAGCAGCAGTAGGCGTGAAATGGTATCAGCATCGCTTGGTAGTTAATAATAAATTGCAAACTACTAACAAACGGATTTACGCTTGTGGCGATGTAATTGGTGGCTATGACTTCATTAACATCGCTAATTATGAAGCAAGAATTGCTCTAAATAATTCCTTATTTTTTTCTAGATTAGAAGTTAATTATCAACACATACCTTGGGGAATATTTACACATCCCATGTTAGCGCAAGTCGGTTTGACCGAGACGCAAACAAAACGACAATTTCGTGATGATAAATTTTTAGTTTTACGGCAATATTTTAAATCTTTAACAGCAGCACAAATCAACAGCGAAACTACAGGTATTTGTAAATTAATTGTGTTACGTAACGGCGAAATTTTAGGTGCAACTATCTTAGGTCAAAGTGCAGGAGAACTAATAAATGTAATTGCGTTAGCCATCAATCAAAAAATTAAAATCCAAGATTTAGCTAACTTAGCACCTGTTCATCCCAATTTTACAGAAATTTTGACTCAAACAGCCCAAGAATATCAGCAAATATTAAATAACCACCCAGACGTACAAGATAGATTAGAAGGCTTCTTTCATTTCCGCCGCAACTGGAATTTGTGA
- a CDS encoding glutamyl endopeptidase produces the protein MNNRLISQKNSALLISSVVIVMSFGVWVSVEAQVQKLPETTAAPTLKKAGRLELQNSGKPFKPEKLEESNKPIKKGTRGTIGRDDRLPMLSNNYPWSTVGRIVGESNSQTYTCTGTLIDEDIVLTNAHCVVDPKTGQVASRVAFLPNVVDGQYKDRAYAVQYLAGTHFQDKNSEANDWAVIKIDRPLGRKYGYLGWKSLPAKTLIRNEKRFFFVGYSGDYPQAETEKFWGLTAGQGWTAGFQAGCSIVDEQSNILLHDCDTAGGSSGGPIIASIDGEPYIVALNNAEIVDRRSGKGLINLAVNISFLDSLFGKK, from the coding sequence ATGAATAACAGATTGATTTCTCAAAAAAATTCTGCATTATTAATTTCCAGTGTTGTTATTGTTATGAGTTTCGGTGTTTGGGTTTCTGTAGAAGCACAGGTGCAAAAACTACCGGAAACAACAGCAGCCCCAACGTTGAAAAAAGCGGGTCGATTAGAATTACAAAATAGCGGCAAACCATTCAAGCCAGAAAAACTGGAGGAGTCAAATAAACCTATTAAAAAAGGGACGAGGGGAACGATAGGCCGGGACGATCGCCTACCCATGTTAAGTAATAATTATCCTTGGTCTACTGTTGGTCGCATTGTTGGCGAATCAAACTCGCAAACTTACACTTGTACCGGGACTTTGATTGATGAGGATATTGTTTTAACTAATGCTCACTGTGTAGTTGACCCAAAAACTGGACAAGTTGCCAGCCGAGTTGCTTTTCTACCCAATGTTGTGGATGGTCAATATAAAGATAGAGCTTATGCTGTGCAGTATCTAGCGGGTACACATTTTCAAGATAAAAATTCTGAGGCTAATGATTGGGCGGTTATCAAAATTGATAGACCGTTGGGGCGCAAATATGGTTATCTAGGTTGGAAGTCTCTGCCTGCTAAAACGTTAATTCGGAATGAGAAAAGATTCTTTTTTGTTGGGTATTCTGGTGATTATCCCCAAGCTGAGACGGAAAAGTTTTGGGGTTTAACAGCAGGACAGGGATGGACAGCGGGTTTCCAAGCTGGTTGCAGTATTGTTGATGAGCAGTCAAATATCTTATTACATGATTGCGATACGGCAGGTGGTTCATCTGGTGGCCCGATTATTGCCTCTATTGATGGTGAACCTTATATTGTGGCTTTAAATAATGCGGAAATCGTCGATAGAAGGAGTGGGAAAGGTTTAATTAATTTAGCTGTAAATATCTCCTTTTTAGATAGCTTATTTGGGAAGAAATAA
- a CDS encoding hypothetical protein (similar to Mg-protoporphyrin IX monomethyl ester oxidative cyclase), with translation MLLSQTQSQQTSTQIYSIKIVLIGEFLKHRSFNGANKALPVLASSLVNAGFRQVLQLDLERLDLRVDDVLKEIINADLIIFAGCLTTQWPEIDDHSSKIFAELQKYDRKNVPILVGGYATKSVEDIARITPWITAFCDGEGEESIIEIAHTVARGTFYQEMEHLPGLCFITDDVKFHRTIATRVNNFDDIDQSFGLVHVPQVHDMDIFKSSDGRQLKTAQIFTQRGCPWGCGFCNKSSESNSVIRLSEASLRRQLRQLKKHGYEAIYLDVDTFTVHEQAAKREAEILKEEGFFWGSNTRIDKINYEQMRYLAEHNCVYLFFGVEHTLPEVSLANHKFNGSVASQIKQAFDYPAKITRAFQDMNQAGLPSSYFLILGLPKAKLNDKKTEIIGYEPTTYADDIEAIRFGIEKCNPDFLNFNVLRFMPGSMAADTVGDCSYSCVRPSGKQPITAGYFLPRAVKHYGYPQFQEHGVYRLCESVSKYQPITMAMNPQRVYDTICYAMQLINAKIDAGGKATKLFIDRDLIALRLVTQDAQGKYAIAPLEDFANI, from the coding sequence GTGTTATTATCTCAAACTCAAAGTCAACAAACATCCACTCAGATTTATTCAATTAAAATTGTATTAATTGGAGAATTTCTGAAACACAGAAGCTTTAATGGCGCAAACAAAGCCTTGCCAGTTCTGGCTTCTAGTTTGGTTAATGCAGGATTTAGGCAAGTTTTACAACTAGATTTAGAACGCCTAGATTTAAGAGTTGATGATGTTTTAAAGGAAATCATCAATGCTGATTTAATTATATTTGCTGGTTGTCTCACAACTCAATGGCCAGAGATTGACGATCATAGTAGCAAAATTTTTGCCGAACTTCAAAAATATGACAGAAAAAATGTGCCAATTTTAGTTGGTGGTTATGCAACTAAAAGCGTTGAAGATATTGCCCGCATTACACCTTGGATTACAGCTTTTTGTGATGGTGAAGGCGAAGAATCAATTATAGAAATTGCTCATACTGTTGCTAGAGGTACTTTTTATCAAGAGATGGAACATTTACCAGGGTTATGTTTTATAACTGATGATGTGAAATTTCATAGAACTATTGCAACCAGAGTTAATAACTTTGATGATATTGATCAAAGCTTTGGTTTGGTTCATGTACCGCAAGTACATGATATGGATATTTTTAAATCTTCAGATGGTAGACAATTAAAAACCGCCCAAATATTTACTCAACGAGGCTGTCCTTGGGGATGTGGTTTTTGTAATAAAAGTAGTGAAAGTAATAGTGTTATTAGGTTAAGTGAAGCATCTTTGCGTAGACAATTACGGCAACTAAAAAAACATGGTTATGAAGCAATTTATTTAGATGTTGATACTTTTACTGTGCATGAGCAAGCAGCTAAACGTGAAGCCGAAATTCTTAAAGAAGAAGGCTTTTTTTGGGGTTCTAATACGCGCATCGATAAAATTAATTATGAACAGATGCGTTATTTAGCAGAACATAATTGTGTATATCTGTTTTTTGGGGTTGAGCATACTTTACCAGAAGTTTCATTAGCTAACCACAAATTTAACGGTTCTGTTGCTAGTCAAATTAAGCAAGCATTTGATTATCCAGCCAAGATTACCAGAGCTTTTCAAGATATGAATCAGGCGGGATTGCCTAGTAGTTATTTTTTGATTTTAGGCTTACCCAAAGCTAAACTCAACGATAAAAAGACTGAGATTATTGGTTATGAACCGACAACTTATGCAGATGATATCGAGGCAATTCGTTTTGGTATTGAAAAGTGTAACCCAGATTTTTTGAATTTTAATGTGCTGCGATTTATGCCTGGGAGTATGGCTGCTGATACAGTTGGTGATTGCAGTTATTCCTGTGTGCGTCCGTCAGGAAAACAGCCAATTACTGCTGGATATTTTTTACCACGAGCTGTCAAGCATTATGGATATCCCCAGTTTCAAGAACATGGTGTTTACCGACTGTGTGAATCTGTGAGTAAATATCAACCAATTACAATGGCGATGAATCCTCAAAGGGTTTATGATACCATTTGCTACGCTATGCAGTTGATTAATGCCAAGATTGATGCAGGTGGTAAAGCGACAAAATTGTTTATTGATCGAGATTTAATAGCTTTACGTTTAGTCACTCAAGATGCACAGGGAAAATATGCGATCGCACCTTTAGAAGACTTTGCCAATATTTAA
- a CDS encoding putative L-threonine-O-3-phosphate decarboxylase — MQQPAHGGNLAWAAALAGCPRDAILDFSASISPLGPPDSAIAAIQSQISSLRHYPEPEYSELRLALSHFHQLPPEWILPGNGSAELLTLVGRELAALAATVLIAPAFGDYYRTLTAYNAKVLELPIDLSHWSFVNSHLLINNDKSLSVGSQRLEIQGQRTSDKGLLLNNPHNPTGKLFSRQEILPLLKEFALVVVDEAFMDFVPPEAEQSLIPVVQEYENLVVLRSLTKFYSLPGLRLGYAIAHPDRLSLWQSWRDPWPVNNLAAAAAIAVISDRNFQQQTWQWLPPTRNQLFQGLAAIPGLQPHTSAANFLLVASQQSSSQLQQQLLQQHQILIRDCLSFKELGDRFFRVAVRSVSDNQRLLTALQTLL, encoded by the coding sequence ATGCAGCAACCAGCACACGGGGGAAATTTAGCCTGGGCAGCAGCACTGGCTGGATGTCCCCGTGATGCTATTCTTGATTTTTCTGCAAGCATCAGCCCTTTAGGTCCACCGGATAGTGCGATCGCTGCGATTCAATCTCAAATTAGTAGTCTGAGGCACTATCCAGAACCAGAATATAGTGAACTGAGACTAGCTCTCAGTCACTTCCATCAATTACCACCAGAGTGGATTTTGCCGGGGAATGGTTCAGCAGAATTATTAACTTTGGTGGGTAGGGAATTAGCAGCATTAGCTGCAACAGTTTTGATTGCTCCAGCCTTTGGTGATTACTACCGCACTTTGACGGCATACAACGCTAAAGTTCTGGAGTTACCTATTGATCTAAGTCATTGGTCATTTGTCAATAGTCATTTGTTAATTAACAATGACAAGAGTCTGAGTGTTGGTAGCCAACGTTTAGAAATTCAAGGACAAAGGACAAGTGACAAAGGATTACTTTTAAACAATCCCCATAACCCCACGGGAAAATTATTTTCACGGCAGGAAATATTACCGCTGTTAAAAGAATTTGCTTTAGTGGTGGTGGATGAAGCGTTTATGGATTTTGTACCACCAGAAGCAGAACAAAGTTTAATTCCGGTGGTGCAGGAATATGAAAATTTAGTCGTGTTGCGATCGCTCACAAAATTTTACAGTCTACCGGGGCTGAGACTGGGATATGCGATCGCCCATCCCGACCGCTTATCACTGTGGCAGTCGTGGCGTGATCCTTGGCCTGTGAATAATCTCGCTGCGGCCGCCGCAATTGCTGTCATTAGCGATCGCAATTTTCAACAGCAAACTTGGCAATGGCTACCACCAACCCGAAACCAACTGTTTCAAGGTTTAGCTGCCATTCCCGGATTGCAACCTCACACCAGTGCTGCGAACTTTTTATTAGTGGCATCACAACAATCTAGTTCGCAGTTACAGCAACAATTACTCCAACAGCATCAAATTTTAATTCGAGATTGCCTGAGCTTTAAAGAATTAGGCGATCGCTTTTTCCGAGTAGCAGTGCGTTCTGTGTCTGATAACCAGCGCTTATTAACAGCGCTCCAAACATTACTCTAA
- a CDS encoding histone family protein DNA-binding protein — protein MNKGELVDAVAEKASVTKKQADAVLTAALETIIEAVSSGDKVTLVGFGSFESRERKAREGRNPKTNEKMEIPATKVPAFSAGKLFRERVAPPKS, from the coding sequence ATGAACAAAGGCGAATTGGTTGATGCAGTAGCAGAAAAGGCTAGTGTTACCAAAAAACAAGCAGATGCTGTCTTAACCGCTGCTTTAGAAACCATTATTGAAGCGGTTTCCTCTGGCGATAAAGTCACACTAGTGGGGTTTGGTTCCTTTGAATCACGGGAACGTAAAGCCCGTGAAGGTCGTAACCCCAAAACCAACGAGAAAATGGAAATTCCGGCGACTAAAGTGCCTGCTTTCTCTGCTGGTAAACTGTTTAGAGAAAGAGTTGCACCCCCAAAATCTTAA